Proteins encoded together in one bacterium window:
- a CDS encoding SBBP repeat-containing protein, whose amino-acid sequence MRTLKISLLVFILSITISAQWSFDWTQRAGGSSDESGQGISIDTNGNSYVIGSFTGTTFGTIQLISNGWEDIFIAKYHESGNCLWAKNVGSNFFDHGYGISTDVIGNSYVTGSFFGTATFGTIQLTSFGDNDIFIAKYDSSGNCVWAKNAGGNDYDYGTGISINANGNCYITGYFEGTATFGTTQLVSSGANDVFVAKYDTSGNFIWVRKFGGAIYDYGEGISADLNGNIFITGRFVEDPRPQFYDSDIFVAKYNSVGNLVWIKTVLCNFDNSGHSISADSYGNSYVTGHFSGLVVFGTNYLNSSGYTDIFVAKYDSSGNCLWAKQYGGSEYDYGGLGISTDAVGNSYITGSFHGNSADIIIAKYGTDGNRFWVVEAGGSLFDEGQSIATDGYGNIYVTGYFRGSAMFDTTQLVSAGGKDIFITKINTPVTVLEDNALPMEIKLHQNYPNPFNPVTKIKFTIPTPPVSSPLVKGRTKEGFVTLKVYDILGREIVTLVNEEKPAGEYEVEFNAANLPSGIYFYQLKAGSYSETKKMVLLK is encoded by the coding sequence ATGCGAACCCTTAAAATATCTCTCCTTGTTTTTATTCTTTCTATTACTATATCTGCACAGTGGTCGTTTGATTGGACTCAAAGAGCTGGTGGAAGTTCAGATGAATCGGGTCAAGGCATCTCTATAGACACGAATGGAAACTCTTATGTGATCGGATCTTTTACGGGTACTACATTTGGAACGATTCAATTGATAAGCAATGGTTGGGAAGATATTTTTATTGCAAAATACCATGAAAGTGGAAACTGTTTATGGGCTAAAAATGTGGGCTCAAATTTTTTCGATCATGGATATGGTATTTCAACAGATGTAATCGGAAACTCTTATGTAACCGGAAGTTTCTTTGGAACCGCAACATTCGGAACGATTCAGTTAACCAGTTTTGGTGATAATGATATTTTTATAGCGAAGTATGATTCAAGTGGAAATTGTGTATGGGCTAAAAATGCAGGAGGAAATGACTACGATTATGGTACAGGTATTTCAATTAATGCAAATGGAAATTGCTATATAACAGGATACTTTGAAGGAACGGCCACGTTTGGAACGACACAGTTAGTTAGTTCTGGTGCCAATGATGTTTTTGTGGCAAAGTATGATACAAGCGGCAATTTTATCTGGGTTAGAAAATTTGGAGGAGCTATTTACGATTATGGTGAAGGTATCTCAGCAGATCTAAATGGTAATATTTTTATAACTGGAAGATTTGTAGAAGACCCGAGACCTCAATTTTATGATTCCGACATTTTTGTAGCAAAGTATAATTCAGTTGGAAACCTTGTATGGATTAAAACCGTATTATGTAATTTTGATAATTCGGGTCATAGTATTTCAGCTGATTCGTATGGAAATTCATATGTGACTGGTCATTTTTCAGGTCTTGTTGTTTTCGGAACAAACTATTTAAATAGCAGTGGTTATACAGATATTTTTGTTGCGAAGTATGATTCAAGTGGGAATTGTCTGTGGGCTAAGCAATATGGAGGGAGTGAATATGACTACGGTGGGTTGGGTATTTCAACCGATGCAGTTGGAAATTCATATATAACAGGAAGTTTTCATGGAAATTCAGCAGACATTATTATTGCAAAGTATGGAACAGATGGAAATCGTTTTTGGGTAGTAGAAGCAGGCGGAAGTTTATTCGATGAGGGTCAAAGTATTGCAACAGATGGGTATGGAAATATTTATGTAACTGGATATTTTAGAGGTTCGGCAATGTTTGATACAACACAGTTAGTTAGTGCTGGTGGTAAAGATATTTTTATCACTAAAATTAATACGCCCGTGACTGTATTGGAAGATAATGCTCTACCAATGGAAATAAAATTGCATCAAAATTATCCTAACCCGTTTAATCCGGTTACAAAAATAAAATTTACAATTCCAACCCCACCTGTTTCCTCCCCTTTGGTAAAGGGGAGGACGAAGGAGGGGTTCGTTACGTTGAAAGTTTACGACATTCTCGGAAGAGAAATTGTAACACTTGTTAACGAAGAAAAACCAGCCGGAGAATATGAAGTTGAGTTCAACGCAGCAAACTTACCGAGTGGAATTTATTTTTATCAACTCAAAGCTGGTTCATATTCAGAAACAAAAAAGATGGTCTTACTGAAGTAA
- a CDS encoding Rrf2 family transcriptional regulator — translation MAARYMALKNHAGFSTAKEISDSCQISYQLVAKVLQNLVKSDIAISAKGVNGGFSLARKADKISLIDIIRAVETDFKIVDCMQANSSSADCEHFNCCKIKDPLAEVQRKIDKVFTETLLVQII, via the coding sequence ATGGCAGCAAGGTATATGGCTTTGAAAAATCATGCAGGATTTTCCACTGCCAAGGAAATTTCTGATAGCTGTCAGATATCTTATCAGCTTGTCGCTAAGGTTCTTCAGAATCTTGTGAAGAGTGATATTGCAATTTCTGCAAAAGGTGTGAACGGTGGATTTTCTCTCGCAAGAAAAGCAGATAAAATCTCATTGATAGATATTATCCGCGCAGTTGAAACGGATTTTAAAATTGTTGATTGCATGCAGGCAAATAGTTCTTCAGCAGACTGCGAGCATTTTAACTGCTGTAAAATAAAAGATCCATTAGCCGAAGTTCAAAGAAAGATCGATAAAGTATTTACCGAGACATTGTTAGTCCAGATAATATAA
- a CDS encoding NADH-quinone oxidoreductase subunit N — MNFENLTTSLQLIKPEIALSILLVVVVLFDLIFDKRKNLLPFISIIGLLITAYFVVEQFGLNTFAFETGNYGAGLVAVDSFAAFFKMIVILSTIFIILFSVASTEIVNTSDRHGEYYTLILGMVLGMFLVSSASDLILIYLSIELLSLSSYILAGFLKTVDRSSEASLKYVIYGSTASGVMLFGISILYGLTGTTNIYEMNVILQNAEFNTITFIFSGVMILAGIGYKVSIAPFHFWTPDVYEGAPIAITAYLSVASKAAGFALLIRFIKVTFFQSLSVDGSWVLLNIIDWQRILVALSILTMTLGNFAALWQDNIKRMLAYSSIAHAGYLLLAVAILSNDGMIAVMLYFAIYLFMNLGAFFVVMLIANKIGSEEMDDYKGMGSSTAFLGVALSIFLLSLAGLPPTGGFIAKLYIFIALINADMIVVAFITLLNTVVAYYYYVRVLKNLYLVRTESSREKIQVSFGNVIILLLLLIPVFVLGVYFTPIVDLAKNSAAILGF, encoded by the coding sequence TTGAATTTCGAAAACCTTACAACAAGTCTTCAGCTGATTAAACCAGAGATAGCTCTATCAATTCTTCTGGTGGTGGTGGTTCTCTTCGACCTGATATTCGATAAGAGAAAAAATCTTCTACCTTTCATTTCAATAATCGGACTGCTAATTACTGCATACTTTGTTGTTGAACAATTTGGATTAAATACATTCGCTTTTGAAACTGGTAATTATGGTGCCGGTTTAGTTGCAGTGGATTCATTCGCTGCGTTCTTTAAGATGATTGTGATTCTTTCAACTATTTTTATAATACTGTTTTCAGTTGCATCGACTGAAATTGTAAATACATCAGATCGTCACGGTGAATATTATACTTTAATTCTCGGAATGGTTCTGGGAATGTTTCTCGTTTCTTCAGCTTCGGATTTAATTCTCATCTATCTGTCAATTGAATTGCTTTCTCTTTCTTCATACATACTAGCGGGATTTTTAAAAACAGTTGACAGAAGTTCCGAAGCTTCTCTTAAATATGTTATCTACGGAAGCACTGCATCAGGTGTTATGCTGTTCGGTATTTCAATTCTGTATGGTTTGACCGGTACTACAAACATTTATGAAATGAATGTCATACTTCAGAATGCAGAATTTAACACAATAACTTTTATTTTTTCCGGTGTGATGATTCTTGCCGGAATTGGATATAAAGTTTCTATCGCTCCATTCCATTTCTGGACTCCGGACGTTTATGAAGGAGCTCCGATTGCTATTACGGCATATCTTTCAGTAGCAAGTAAAGCTGCAGGATTTGCGTTACTTATCAGATTTATAAAAGTTACTTTCTTCCAGAGTCTTTCTGTTGATGGAAGCTGGGTGTTACTCAACATTATTGATTGGCAAAGAATACTCGTTGCTCTTTCAATTCTCACGATGACACTCGGAAATTTCGCTGCACTCTGGCAGGATAATATTAAACGAATGCTTGCCTATTCAAGTATTGCACACGCAGGATACCTGCTGCTTGCTGTTGCAATATTATCAAATGACGGAATGATAGCAGTAATGCTCTACTTTGCTATTTACTTATTTATGAATCTCGGTGCATTCTTTGTTGTAATGCTGATTGCAAATAAAATCGGCAGTGAAGAGATGGATGATTACAAAGGAATGGGTTCATCAACAGCATTTCTTGGAGTTGCATTATCAATTTTCTTATTGTCATTAGCAGGACTGCCTCCTACAGGTGGATTCATTGCAAAACTGTATATTTTCATTGCGTTGATAAATGCAGATATGATTGTTGTTGCATTCATAACTTTGCTGAATACAGTGGTTGCTTATTACTATTACGTCCGTGTATTGAAAAACCTCTACCTCGTACGAACTGAATCTTCCCGCGAAAAAATTCAGGTTAGTTTTGGTAATGTGATTATTCTTCTTCTGCTACTAATCCCTGTTTTTGTACTCGGTGTTTACTTCACACCGATTGTTGATCTTGCCAAAAACTCCGCTGCGATTTTAGGATTTTAA
- a CDS encoding NADH-quinone oxidoreductase subunit M translates to MLTFLTFIPVIGMVIILFLKKENVTAIKYTSLLATGIQVVLAAVLMSNYNYSLGGINDTNSFQFVEKFRWIEIKDFPWIGTIKIDYFLGADGLSTPLILLTAIVTFIATLSSWTIDRQLKGYFALFLLLDTGMMGVFVSLDFFLFFIFWEIMLLPMYFLIGIWGGPRREYAAIKFFLYTLFGSVFILLVMIGLYFSTTETLADGSKVFTFNILEMMNTANYTADGILSPLNPNNWRFIAFVGLFAGFAIKIPMFPFHTWLPDAHVEAPTPISVILAGVLLKMGTYGILRFNYPIFPELTQQLAWYIGLFGMINIIYGALAAMAQRDFKKLIAYSSISHMGYCLLGMAAMNTMGISGAILQMFNHGTITAMLFLIVGVLYDRTHTRNLDDFGGMATQMPIYTGFVTVAFFAAIGLPGLSGFISEIFVFLGAFSYDVIRLITIISTLGILLGAGYMLWTMQRVYLGTLKEKWMQLKDLDGREYAMFIPLTLIIIFLGVYPSAMLDIMNASVNSMVKFMQDSQSFFSAIGR, encoded by the coding sequence ATACTAACATTTCTAACATTCATTCCGGTAATAGGAATGGTGATTATTCTCTTCCTGAAAAAAGAGAATGTCACTGCAATCAAATACACTTCCCTGCTTGCGACAGGAATACAGGTTGTTCTTGCTGCAGTGCTGATGAGCAATTACAATTACTCGCTTGGAGGTATAAATGATACGAACTCATTTCAGTTTGTTGAAAAATTCAGATGGATTGAAATAAAAGATTTCCCGTGGATTGGAACAATAAAGATTGATTATTTTTTAGGTGCAGATGGTTTAAGTACTCCTCTTATTCTTTTAACTGCAATTGTTACATTCATTGCAACTTTATCTTCGTGGACAATTGATCGTCAGTTAAAAGGTTATTTTGCTTTATTCCTCCTGCTTGATACTGGAATGATGGGTGTGTTTGTATCTCTTGATTTCTTCCTGTTCTTTATCTTCTGGGAAATCATGCTTCTGCCAATGTATTTCCTAATCGGAATCTGGGGCGGACCAAGAAGAGAATATGCAGCAATAAAGTTCTTCCTCTACACATTATTTGGTAGTGTTTTCATTTTACTTGTGATGATTGGACTTTACTTCAGCACAACTGAAACACTTGCTGATGGTTCGAAAGTATTTACGTTCAATATTCTTGAAATGATGAACACAGCGAACTACACCGCTGACGGAATTTTATCACCGTTGAATCCAAACAACTGGCGATTCATTGCCTTTGTTGGATTATTTGCAGGATTCGCAATCAAAATCCCAATGTTTCCTTTCCACACGTGGTTGCCTGATGCACACGTTGAAGCTCCAACACCGATAAGCGTAATTCTGGCCGGCGTTTTACTGAAGATGGGAACATACGGAATACTGAGATTCAACTATCCAATCTTCCCAGAACTGACTCAGCAGCTTGCCTGGTACATTGGTTTATTCGGAATGATAAACATTATTTACGGCGCTCTTGCTGCAATGGCTCAAAGAGATTTTAAAAAGCTGATCGCATATTCATCAATTTCACACATGGGATACTGCTTGCTTGGAATGGCTGCAATGAATACGATGGGTATTTCCGGAGCAATACTTCAAATGTTCAACCACGGAACGATAACAGCAATGCTCTTCTTGATTGTTGGCGTTCTTTACGACAGAACTCACACGAGAAATCTTGATGACTTTGGCGGAATGGCTACTCAAATGCCGATTTATACAGGGTTCGTTACAGTAGCTTTCTTCGCTGCAATTGGATTACCGGGATTGAGCGGATTCATTTCAGAAATTTTTGTATTCCTTGGTGCATTCAGTTATGATGTAATAAGATTGATAACTATTATCTCAACTCTTGGAATTCTTCTAGGAGCAGGCTATATGCTATGGACAATGCAGAGAGTTTATCTTGGGACTTTAAAAGAAAAGTGGATGCAGCTTAAAGATCTTGACGGTAGAGAATATGCGATGTTCATTCCGTTAACATTAATAATTATTTTCCTTGGTGTTTATCCCTCGGCGATGCTGGATATTATGAATGCTTCAGTTAATTCGATGGTTAAGTTTATGCAGGATTCACAATCATTCTTTTCTGCAATTGGCAGATAA